The Paenibacillus sp. FSL R7-0204 genome includes a region encoding these proteins:
- a CDS encoding YycH family regulatory protein, with amino-acid sequence MKERIKSWMLVLLILGSLVESYYLIYRLPGSDSAVLSKTLYVKTDNMGPEEKVENLLYPDKMIIHMGGDKHTLFYPSSTFYNLIMNRLKGRSFESFQRRSVQDFDWDKIRSENPGIELSFGAGIPVTLLQRVMQISPDSLFEGESIDRIWIYNIKNDSKAHAIFFSTRGDIVYEAAKADLTVQDVQQHVDFGKNLTLYTAVNGEYYIPEADVPLVKVVMPAGMYTIEQMQSNLFFDAGSTRYIPEKDGSKIYTDSKRSLQVDQEQNWMSYSDPAALPDGDSTPAKDALEAVDFVNRHGGWNGTYRLAATEEGRQDRKVSFQQYYGAYPSGSYPIMSNPQLQYGVIHLELQQGTVSSYERSLMYTNEEKSEKTIVELPGGELLKQRLAQIGSSLRIIELTPAYMPALAGERLQLYPVWRVTLSDGSELTLN; translated from the coding sequence GTGAAGGAGAGAATCAAATCATGGATGCTGGTTCTGCTTATACTCGGAAGCCTCGTGGAGAGCTATTACCTGATCTACAGGCTGCCCGGCAGCGACTCGGCGGTGTTGTCGAAGACCTTATATGTGAAGACGGATAATATGGGGCCGGAGGAGAAGGTGGAGAACCTGCTCTACCCCGATAAGATGATTATTCATATGGGCGGGGACAAGCATACGCTGTTCTACCCCAGCTCCACCTTCTATAATCTCATTATGAACCGCCTGAAGGGCCGCAGCTTCGAGAGCTTCCAGCGGCGGTCCGTACAGGACTTCGACTGGGACAAGATCCGCAGCGAGAATCCCGGCATTGAGCTGTCGTTCGGGGCAGGCATTCCGGTAACGCTGCTGCAGCGGGTTATGCAGATCTCGCCGGATTCGCTGTTCGAGGGGGAGAGTATTGACCGGATCTGGATCTATAATATCAAAAACGACTCCAAAGCCCATGCCATCTTCTTCAGCACACGCGGGGATATTGTGTACGAGGCGGCTAAGGCCGATCTTACGGTTCAGGATGTGCAGCAGCATGTGGACTTCGGCAAGAATCTGACTCTGTATACAGCCGTGAACGGTGAGTATTATATCCCTGAGGCGGATGTTCCGCTGGTTAAGGTCGTGATGCCTGCGGGTATGTATACCATTGAGCAAATGCAGAGCAATCTGTTCTTCGATGCAGGCAGCACCAGATACATTCCGGAGAAGGATGGCTCCAAGATTTATACGGATAGCAAGCGCAGCCTGCAGGTAGACCAAGAACAGAACTGGATGAGCTATAGCGACCCGGCTGCACTGCCGGATGGCGACAGTACGCCGGCAAAGGATGCGCTGGAGGCGGTGGATTTCGTGAACCGGCATGGCGGCTGGAACGGAACCTACAGGCTGGCTGCTACGGAGGAGGGCCGGCAGGACCGCAAGGTTTCTTTTCAGCAATATTATGGCGCTTATCCGTCCGGCTCCTATCCGATCATGAGTAATCCGCAGCTTCAGTACGGCGTAATCCATCTGGAGCTCCAACAGGGAACGGTCTCTTCCTATGAGCGCTCCCTGATGTATACGAATGAGGAGAAGTCTGAGAAGACCATTGTCGAGCTGCCCGGCGGCGAACTGCTGAAGCAGCGGCTGGCGCAGATCGGCAGCTCCTTGCGGATTATTGAGCTTACACCTGCCTATATGCCTGCGCTGGCCGGGGAGAGGCTGCAGCTTTATCCGGTCTGGCGGGTTACGCTCAGCGATGGCAGTGAGCTTACACTGAATTAG
- a CDS encoding S1C family serine protease, translating to MGLFDDDFYSTKVSRRKSGKSNSTSGYADGKWAVRKSKRSLATWQISLISSVCSAVAAVLLFSLVTGQFTTERAQAPVVIDKVAASSADPYDRIIQAAAHIRPAVVSIINHKKDNKELNILDESALGSGVIYKKDDNKAFIITNNHVIEGTGKLEVVTVDGVTHKAELVGADKVSDIAVLSIDGKGIDRIAEIGDSSKLRLGETVIAIGNPLGLGDTLTSGIVSYTERTIPVSLNQDGVYDWEQEVIQTDAAINEGNSGGALVDLDGKVIGINTMKISDTGVEGLGFAIPANRVVDTANELTSKGRIARSYLGVYSVDLNNPYVPLADDQRKELNLPSTVTDGVVVLDAVGPAKDAGLQLNDVITKFNDKPITSTLSLRKYLYDHTKIGDKLKITFYRNGEVKQTTVQLLEKPEE from the coding sequence ATGGGATTATTTGATGATGATTTCTATTCAACCAAGGTGTCACGGCGCAAAAGCGGCAAATCTAACTCAACCAGCGGATATGCTGACGGCAAGTGGGCTGTCCGCAAATCGAAGCGGTCGCTGGCAACCTGGCAGATCTCGCTGATCAGCTCTGTCTGCAGTGCTGTAGCGGCTGTGCTGCTGTTCAGTCTGGTAACGGGACAGTTCACCACTGAGAGAGCTCAGGCCCCGGTGGTTATTGATAAGGTGGCTGCGAGCAGCGCAGATCCGTATGACCGGATTATTCAGGCTGCTGCACATATCCGACCTGCGGTAGTGAGCATCATTAATCATAAAAAAGATAATAAGGAACTTAATATTCTCGATGAATCCGCTCTAGGCTCGGGAGTTATCTATAAGAAGGACGACAATAAGGCATTTATCATCACGAATAACCATGTCATTGAGGGTACCGGCAAGCTGGAAGTGGTTACAGTAGACGGCGTGACACACAAGGCTGAGCTGGTGGGCGCCGACAAGGTGAGTGATATTGCTGTACTCTCCATTGACGGCAAGGGAATCGACCGGATTGCTGAGATCGGGGATTCCTCCAAGCTGCGTCTGGGTGAGACTGTCATTGCCATCGGTAACCCGCTAGGACTTGGGGATACACTAACTTCCGGCATTGTCAGCTACACAGAGCGGACGATACCGGTGTCACTGAACCAGGACGGCGTGTACGATTGGGAGCAGGAAGTGATCCAGACGGATGCAGCCATTAACGAGGGCAACAGCGGGGGCGCTCTGGTCGATCTGGACGGCAAGGTGATTGGTATCAATACGATGAAGATCTCCGATACGGGGGTAGAGGGATTGGGCTTTGCGATTCCCGCCAATCGTGTAGTGGACACAGCCAATGAGCTTACCTCCAAAGGCCGTATAGCCCGGTCATACCTGGGCGTCTATTCAGTGGATCTGAATAATCCGTATGTGCCGCTGGCCGATGACCAGCGCAAGGAGCTTAATCTTCCGTCTACAGTAACGGATGGGGTTGTGGTCCTGGATGCTGTGGGACCGGCGAAGGATGCAGGCCTGCAGCTTAACGATGTGATTACGAAGTTCAACGATAAGCCGATTACCTCC
- a CDS encoding MBL fold metallo-hydrolase translates to MGISFTVLSSGSTGNVTVVRNGETTLMIDAGLSAKRIDELLAMRELTGAELDGILVTHEHSDHIKGLGAMARKYNLPIYANSNTWGAIEKGIGKIEEHNRVIMETGQHRDFGSMRVESFAISHDAAEPVAYNFYDGKEKLCVATDLGYVSDKVRTAISDADVLVLESNHDIEMLRMGRYPWNTKRRILGDLGHLSNEAAGAALSEILSGRTKRAYLAHLSRDHNMMDLAKMSVRGAMEDRGCFYKDSEFRLCDTYYDRPTPWDKVSQS, encoded by the coding sequence ATGGGGATTTCATTTACAGTACTGTCCAGCGGTTCTACCGGGAATGTGACAGTGGTGCGCAACGGCGAGACCACACTTATGATCGACGCGGGTCTGAGCGCGAAGCGGATTGACGAGCTGCTGGCCATGCGCGAACTGACGGGAGCGGAGCTGGACGGAATTCTTGTGACCCACGAGCATTCGGATCATATTAAGGGGCTGGGCGCGATGGCCCGCAAGTATAATCTTCCGATCTATGCGAATTCGAACACCTGGGGAGCCATTGAGAAGGGGATTGGCAAGATTGAGGAGCATAACCGGGTCATTATGGAGACCGGGCAGCACCGGGATTTCGGCAGTATGCGGGTGGAATCCTTCGCCATCTCCCACGATGCTGCGGAGCCGGTAGCTTACAATTTCTATGACGGCAAGGAGAAGCTATGTGTTGCGACAGACCTCGGGTATGTCAGCGACAAGGTGAGAACGGCCATATCGGATGCCGATGTACTGGTGCTGGAGTCGAATCATGATATCGAAATGCTGCGGATGGGGCGTTATCCCTGGAATACGAAGCGGCGGATTCTCGGCGATCTGGGGCATCTGTCCAATGAGGCGGCAGGCGCAGCGCTCAGCGAGATTCTGAGCGGGCGGACCAAGCGCGCCTATCTGGCCCATCTGAGCAGAGACCATAATATGATGGATCTGGCGAAGATGTCCGTGCGCGGGGCTATGGAGGACCGGGGCTGCTTTTACAAAGACAGTGAGTTCAGGCTCTGCGACACCTACTATGACCGGCCTACGCCATGGGATAAGGTGAGCCAGTCATAA
- the yycI gene encoding two-component system regulatory protein YycI, with translation MDWGRAKSVLIYAFLVLNLLLCYQLWIDVRDQVSAGLDFTSLSAETQAVMEEKNIRLLCPIPAGTPQLPDITYRYSAEEQNELPVKLKEPIDSKLMYSSFSELSNLLKSQIPDIANYRFDSQESEVGKFVLHPLVDNKWSLFRVRLELINSDQKIVAYRWPKIEIAASRSEDLQKVLPASQALSSLIEKYFPADAAVKEIELGYYGELFNSESQVASPMWRFILEDGSAYYMDAISADIISPKTTE, from the coding sequence ATGGACTGGGGAAGGGCCAAGAGTGTATTGATATATGCCTTTCTGGTGCTGAATCTGCTGCTGTGCTATCAGCTATGGATTGATGTGCGTGATCAGGTCAGCGCTGGACTTGACTTCACTTCCCTGTCTGCTGAGACTCAGGCGGTAATGGAAGAGAAAAACATCCGGCTGCTGTGTCCGATTCCGGCTGGCACTCCACAGCTGCCTGATATCACGTACCGGTATTCGGCCGAAGAGCAGAATGAACTGCCTGTGAAGCTTAAGGAGCCGATCGACAGCAAGCTGATGTACTCCTCATTCTCGGAGCTGAGCAACCTGCTGAAGAGCCAGATTCCCGACATTGCCAATTACCGGTTCGATTCACAGGAGAGTGAAGTCGGCAAGTTCGTCCTGCATCCGCTGGTGGATAACAAGTGGTCCCTGTTCAGAGTGCGGCTGGAGCTGATTAACAGTGACCAGAAGATTGTGGCCTACCGCTGGCCGAAGATTGAGATCGCAGCAAGCCGGAGCGAGGATCTGCAGAAGGTGCTCCCGGCGTCACAGGCGCTTAGCAGTCTGATCGAGAAGTATTTTCCTGCGGATGCCGCAGTGAAGGAGATTGAGCTGGGCTATTACGGTGAGCTGTTCAACTCCGAGAGCCAGGTGGCTTCGCCGATGTGGCGGTTCATCTTGGAGGACGGCAGCGCCTACTATATGGATGCGATCAGTGCGGACATTATCAGTCCGAAGACAACAGAGTAG